Proteins from one Oenanthe melanoleuca isolate GR-GAL-2019-014 chromosome 1, OMel1.0, whole genome shotgun sequence genomic window:
- the ACAT1 gene encoding acetyl-CoA acetyltransferase, mitochondrial — MAAAAGAMLCGRRPAAGLLRALKYTNRGYASQRTLNEVVIASAVRTPIGSFQGSLSSLPATKLGSIAIKGAIDKAGIPAEEVKEAYMGNVLQAGQGQAPARQAVLGAGLPIATPTTTVNKVCASGMKSIMMAAQSLMCGSQDVMVAGGMESMSNVPYTMSRGATPYGGVKLEDLIVKDGLTDAYNHIHMGNCAENTAKKFTISREEQDTYAIGSYTKSKTAWDSGVLKNEIVPVTISKKGKPDTEVKEDEEYKRVDFSKVPKLKAVFQKENGTVTAANASTLNDGAAALVLMTTEAAKRLKVKPLARIVAFADAAVDPIDFPIAPAYAVPKILSETGLKKEDIAMWEINEAFSVVVLANIKMLGIDPQKVNINGGAVSLGHPIGMSGARIVVHMAHALKPGQYGLAGICNGGGGASAILIQKL, encoded by the exons atggcggcggcagcgggggcGATGCTGTGCGGGCGGCGGCCGGCCGCGGGGCTGCTGCGG GCTCTGAAGTATACAAACCGTGGCTATGCATCACAGCGTACTTTAAAT GAGGTGGTGATAGCAAGTGCTGTAAGGACCCCTATTGGATCTTTCCAAGGATCTCTTTCATCACTGCCAGCCACCAAACTTGGTTCCATTGCAATTAAGGGAGCAATTGACAAAGCAG GAATCCCTGCGGAAGAAGTGAAAGAGGCCTATATGGGCAATGTCCTGCAGGCTGGACAAGGACAAGCTCCAGCAAGACAAGCAGTCTTGGGTGCAG GTCTGCCAATCGCCACTCCTACCACAACTGTCAATAAAGTCTGTGCTTCAGGAATGAAATCAATCATGATGGCAGCACAAAGCTTGATGTGTGGGAGTCAG GATGTCATGGTTGCTGGTGGCATGGAGAGCATGTCTAATGTTCCCTACACAATGAGCAGAGGGGCAACACCTTATGGAGGAGTAAAGCTGGAAGACCTGATAGTAAAAGATGGGCTGACAGATGCTTACAACCATATCCATATG GGCAACTGTGCTGAGAACACTGCAAAGAAATTCACTATTTCCAGAGAGGAGCAAGACACTTATGCCATAGGCTCTTACACCAAGAGCAAAACAGCCTGGGACTCAGGAgtactgaaaaatgaaatagttCCTGTCACTATTTCAAAAAAAG GGAAGCCGGATACAGAAGtgaaagaagatgaagaatACAAACGTGTTGATTTCAGTAAAGTTCCAAAGCTGAAAGCtgttttccaaaaagaaaatg GAACAGTTACAGCTGCTAATGCCAGTACTCTGAAtgatggagcagctgctttggTGCTGATGACTACAGAGGCAGCCAAGAGACTGAAAGTCAAGCCTTTGGCACGGATAGTAG cttttgcagATGCTGCTGTCGATCCTATTGACTTTCCAATTGCACCTGCATATGCTGTTCCCAAG ATTCTAAGTGAAACAGGCctgaaaaaagaagatattGCAATGTGGGAAATTAATGAAGCATTCAGTGTTGTGGTGCTGGCCAATATTAAAATGCTGGGCATTGATCCacaaaaagtaaatattaatgGAGGCGCCGTCTCTCTTGGACATCCAATAGG aaTGTCTGGAGCAAGAATTGTCGTTCACATGGCCCATGCTTTGAAACCAGGACAATATGGTCTTGCAGGAATCTGCAATGGAGGAGGAGGTGCTTCTGCAATACTGATACAGAAGCTGTAG